Below is a genomic region from Tripterygium wilfordii isolate XIE 37 chromosome 12, ASM1340144v1, whole genome shotgun sequence.
GGGATCAGTACTATTACTCAGGGCCATTCTCTAAGAAAGAGCGACAATGGAAGCTACAAAAGTCCAAATCTTCAACGGTCCTTGACCTCAGAAACTGACTACTCAGATAGATATGACCCAGTTGAGTTACGAACTGAAACTCAGGGTAGGGTTGGGATATCAAGGGATGTGGCTGGTGGAGGTTGGAATCATGATTCAAGAGTAATGAAGACGGAAATAGCGAATGGGGACTCCAGTTCAAGTTTTGCAGAGAGTAAAACCCGTGAGGAGAGGTTGTTGGAGACTGTTGTCACATCTGGTGGTGTCCGTCTACAACCCACACGAGATGCCATCCAAGCTTTTCTTGTGGAGGCTTCAAAGTTGGATGGACTGGCTTTAACTCATGCTCTTGATGCCAAACTCCAGTCTCCATTATGGCAGGCAAGCTCCtaatgttgattttttttacagGATTCTCCCTCCCCAATCTCTCAGATGCATGCACATCACTACTTAAAGGATGCTGTTCCCTTTAATTTAGAATTTCAGGCTACTAAAGTCCAACCTGAATGTCATCTCCTTGGAtgattttccttttaaatgtcaTATTCTTGCCATGAAAATGTCTTCCTGACACGTACTTATACTTCCTTTCTGTAAATTCTGGGCTATTGTTTGACAGGTTCGGATGAAAGCTGTTTGTATTCTTGAGGCAATTTTGAGGAAGAAAGATGATGAACCTTTTTTAGTCATAGCTGCTTATTATTGTGAAAACAAAGAGGTGGCTATTCGATGTTCTGAGTCTCCCCAAAGTTCTTTGAGGGAAAAGGCTAACAAGGTAAGCGAGTCTATCATACAAATAATTTTTAAGCTCTTGTTACTTTTTCATGTCTCATGATATTGGAAAAAGTCGGTATAATGAAACAAAGATCTCTTCTTGTTTTTGGTATGTTTGCTGGGCGGGTATAGCTAAGCACAGGTCTTCAAGTACCGCTATATATGTTTTTCTCCTCAATATATGATGAGAGAAGCCCTAATTCCTATTTCTGACATGAGTGACATACATACTTTGCTGTTTGATGGACAGGTGTTGAGTCTTTTGGAAGGAGGACAGGAAGTTGGCTTGGTGAATAATTTGGAGAAGTCTGCAAAGTCTGtcactgctgctgctgctgttcaGATACCTGATTTAATAGACACTGGAGATCCAGATGAGTTTTTAGTGATTGATGACTCATCAAAGAATCCGATTGATTTTAGCATAGGAAATCCAACAACAGCGTCACCTCCTTTAATTGATGATTTATTTGGAAATACCATGAGCTCTAGTGTAAGCACTGGTGAACAGAAGAATGATGATGACCCCTTTGCAGATGTCTCATTTCACACCGATGAGGGTAAAGAACACGACAATGATCTCTTTTCGGGCATGACTATTGATGATAAGCCTAGTATTAGTCAGACATGTATGGTGGCAAATAAAGGTGGATCTGAGTTATTTGATATATTTGAGTCCAAATATGAAGTGGGACAGGAACAATTAAATCATGAGACCGATGCAATTGATATAATGGGTGGTTTGTCCATCAGTAACAGTGCCCCGATGAAGCAGAAAGGAAACGTTGCTGGTGGTCTGTATGAAAGTGTCCTCACAGATTCTAGTGGTAGTCCTGGTCCGCAGATCTCTAGTGATCTTTTAAGTAGGATGGCTGGTTCTGAAGGGGGTGGGATGAATGCAAATCCAGTATTTCCTTCGGGTAATATGCAATATCCTGACATTATGTTGAATCCATCCTTCAATTCCCATCCAATAAATTATGGTGCAATGGGAAATTTCTTTGCTCAGCAGCAATTCCTGGCTGCAATGTATAATCTACAACACCTTGGTAATCTGAATGTGCAAAATGCTGCTGTTGGAAATCTTAATACTGCAAAAGGAGAATGTGCATCACCACTTCCTGATATATTCCAATCGAACTTTCCAAACCAAACTCCTAGTTCGACAATGAGCAGCTCAAAGAAAGAGGAAACAAGGGCATTTGATTTCATCTCGGTAAGTTTGCATCTGACTAATTTGTTTCTAGTGTATCTtaacatatgcatatacatCTTTTTTTCGAAAGCAAAATACATGTAAAGGTATAGTGGTAACAACTcctatgcacaaggctcccacaatggGCGGGGGTCAGGATATGAGTAGAAACTCATGATAAAGATGCCTAAACACAGTGTTTGAACAAAGTTACAattattgtttgtgtttttaattttctgcttAGTTGTGTACACAAATGCATACTCAACGAAGTACATGAGaagattaattttgattttgatacaTTTCCATGGGTTGCAATCTGCTGAACTTCATCATGGTACATTTGAAGTTCATGCATGCTTGCTTTTTTAATGTCTTTAACTAGAACGATTGGCTACAATAACATTGCTTCGTAAGTAACTGGTTACAAGGCTTGTTTGGTCTTCTATTGATGCAACTATGTTGATGTTTCCATGTTATCTCAACTCTTCCTCTGCCTAAAGTAGTGTGTTTATGTCGTATTATTGAGTCAACCTGCTCATTTCAGTCCTTTAGTCAGATATCCAAGAACAAATCTTGATATTGTCCTTTTCTTATAGTATGAGTTTCTACAGAGATTGGATTTGGCAATGAATTATCTAGATTGCACTATTGAGGCCTTGACAATGGAATATGTCTTGTCTTTCTTGTAGGACCATCTTGCTTCAGCTCGCGATTCAAAGAGTGGTTTaagattttgatgatgatgtatTTAATCGAAGCTAAATAGATTGAAGCCGTCTCTGCCCTTTTGAGGTAGGCTAAAAAGAATCATTTTGCAACAAAATAATGTATGAGGTTCTTAACGTGTTTCTTCGGAAAAAGAGTTGCAGGAGATCAGTGGACAAAGATTGCTAAAGCAAAGAAATTGCTCTCATAAATCATTTTTGTGGAGTTCCAGTGAGAAAATAATGTGTAGTTAGCTTTGTAATTTTGGAATCTATATGTGGTCACTGATTACCTTTTCTGCTCATATTCTTATTTTTGCGAGCTTCATGAGAAATGTTTGTAATGCATGCATGTAGAAATCAGTATAGGTGGTAATTATTGcatttttaagttttttatttgatttccgGTGAGAAAATCATGTGCGGTTGGCTAGCTTTGCAAATTtggaatatatatgtatggtgaaTATACGGTATCTGCCACTGTGTGAGGCGGCCAGGCACTGACCGCCTTTTCTGCTCTTGTTCAGAATTTTCTCATAGCTTCATGAGAAAGACTTGTAATGCATGAATTTAGAAGTCAATATAGATAGTCACAGATTACCTTTTCTGCTCTTCTTCGTAATTTTTGCTCCTTTTGAGGTTCTAACACCCAGGTGCGAATCTACTTCTTCCCGATAGATCTGATTGCCAGGTTTCCAATCGGTTAAAAATTAGTTACAGATGCACATTGATGGTGTTCTCAGTGTATTAAGGAACTGCAAGACACGATTCTCAAGGAGGATGAGCCACAAGGTCAGAAAGGGAAACATTTGGGCTTGAAACGAGTTCGATTAAAATGATGGGAACTGTTGATTTTATCTTTCACCGGAGTGTCTTACACCCGTGTATTTACAAATATGGTATAGAGTACTTAGCATTCTCTGAAAGA
It encodes:
- the LOC120010895 gene encoding protein MODIFIED TRANSPORT TO THE VACUOLE 1-like, producing the protein MDSSRRAVESYWRSRMIDTATSDEDKVTPVYKLEEICELLRSSHVSIVKEVSEFILKRLEHKSPIVKQKALRLIKYAVAKSGSEFRREMQRHSVAVRQLSHYKGQLNPLKGDSLNKAVRDTANEAIAAIFSAEDSKPAPAEDLNKRIQGFGNTNYEMPSDDKKSFLSEVVGLGSASIKQGISTITQGHSLRKSDNGSYKSPNLQRSLTSETDYSDRYDPVELRTETQGRVGISRDVAGGGWNHDSRVMKTEIANGDSSSSFAESKTREERLLETVVTSGGVRLQPTRDAIQAFLVEASKLDGLALTHALDAKLQSPLWQVRMKAVCILEAILRKKDDEPFLVIAAYYCENKEVAIRCSESPQSSLREKANKVLSLLEGGQEVGLVNNLEKSAKSVTAAAAVQIPDLIDTGDPDEFLVIDDSSKNPIDFSIGNPTTASPPLIDDLFGNTMSSSVSTGEQKNDDDPFADVSFHTDEGKEHDNDLFSGMTIDDKPSISQTCMVANKGGSELFDIFESKYEVGQEQLNHETDAIDIMGGLSISNSAPMKQKGNVAGGLYESVLTDSSGSPGPQISSDLLSRMAGSEGGGMNANPVFPSGNMQYPDIMLNPSFNSHPINYGAMGNFFAQQQFLAAMYNLQHLGNLNVQNAAVGNLNTAKGECASPLPDIFQSNFPNQTPSSTMSSSKKEETRAFDFISDHLASARDSKSGLRF